One genomic window of Sodaliphilus pleomorphus includes the following:
- a CDS encoding DNA translocase FtsK has protein sequence MATIKKYTCPKCGHAIEVDTGALQAMGGSVVCPECQTVLTIDGDYAYVPLPHSDVAPAGPQVEDQQETPPPFHPEGTGGQPATPSIAEITGQEHDPLYDEAVDYLRTCNAVSAPKMAQYFHISIERARHLIADLEKNHIVGPYNGGGPREILIPHNTDLPSGQRRTYEADQQMQALIDEYRSTHDGREPRVRTYGCSCTTILIILFAIMIIASIFGH, from the coding sequence ATGGCTACGATAAAGAAATACACATGTCCCAAGTGCGGCCATGCCATCGAGGTCGACACCGGCGCCCTGCAGGCAATGGGAGGCTCGGTGGTGTGTCCCGAGTGCCAAACCGTGCTCACCATCGACGGCGACTACGCCTATGTGCCCCTGCCGCACAGCGATGTTGCGCCTGCTGGGCCGCAGGTCGAGGACCAGCAGGAGACTCCGCCGCCCTTTCATCCCGAGGGCACGGGCGGCCAGCCGGCTACACCCTCGATAGCCGAAATCACTGGCCAGGAGCATGACCCCCTCTACGACGAGGCCGTCGACTACCTGCGCACTTGCAATGCTGTCTCGGCGCCCAAGATGGCGCAGTACTTCCACATCTCTATCGAGCGCGCCCGGCACCTCATCGCCGACCTCGAGAAAAACCACATAGTGGGCCCTTACAACGGCGGCGGCCCGCGCGAGATACTCATTCCCCACAACACCGATCTGCCTTCGGGGCAGCGACGCACCTACGAGGCCGACCAGCAGATGCAGGCCCTCATCGACGAGTACCGCTCCACCCACGACGGCCGCGAGCCGCGCGTGCGCACCTACGGCTGCAGCTGCACCACCATCCTCATCATCCTCTTTGCCATCATGATCATCGCCTCCATCTTTGGCCATTGA
- the xerD gene encoding site-specific tyrosine recombinase XerD, with protein sequence MDDIEQVRARYNVYLQVEKGLSANTAASYGDDVDKLLGYMAQSHKPVEEATLDDLETFVATLHDVGIAPRSTARIISGVKSFYKFLAAEGYTDSDPTRLLPAPKPGRHLPEVLSVDEIDRMIACIDMSSPLGQRNRAIIETLYGCGLRVSELTGLRISHIYSDEGYIIVDGKGDKQRLVPIDDIALEQIELYMKNTRSRQVVKRGNDDILFLNNRGSQLSRVMVFYIIKDLCERAGINKTVSPHTLRHSFATHLLEGGANLRAIQQMLGHESITTTEIYVHIDRSRLRQEILQHHPRNRHRQ encoded by the coding sequence ATCGACGACATCGAGCAGGTGAGAGCCCGCTACAATGTGTACTTGCAAGTGGAAAAAGGGCTCTCGGCCAACACCGCCGCAAGCTACGGCGACGACGTAGACAAGCTGCTGGGCTACATGGCCCAAAGCCACAAGCCTGTGGAGGAGGCCACGCTCGACGACCTGGAGACCTTTGTGGCCACGTTGCACGACGTGGGCATCGCGCCGCGCTCCACAGCCCGCATCATCTCGGGCGTGAAGAGCTTCTACAAGTTTCTTGCCGCCGAGGGCTACACCGATAGCGACCCCACACGGCTGCTGCCGGCCCCCAAACCAGGCAGGCACCTGCCCGAGGTGCTGAGTGTAGACGAGATCGACCGCATGATTGCCTGCATCGACATGAGCTCACCCCTGGGCCAGCGCAACAGGGCCATCATCGAGACGCTGTATGGGTGCGGACTGCGCGTGTCGGAGCTCACGGGGTTGCGCATCTCCCACATCTACAGCGACGAGGGCTATATCATCGTCGACGGCAAGGGCGACAAGCAGCGCCTCGTGCCCATCGACGACATCGCCCTTGAGCAAATCGAGCTTTATATGAAAAACACCCGCAGCCGCCAGGTCGTGAAGCGCGGCAACGACGACATCTTGTTTCTCAACAACCGCGGCAGCCAGCTCTCGCGCGTGATGGTGTTCTACATCATCAAGGACCTGTGCGAGCGGGCCGGCATCAACAAGACCGTGAGCCCCCACACGCTGCGCCACTCCTTTGCCACCCACCTGCTCGAGGGCGGAGCCAACCTGCGGGCCATACAGCAGATGCTGGGTCACGAGAGCATCACCACCACCGAGATCTATGTGCACATCGACCGCAGCCGCCTGCGCCAGGAGATATTGCAACACCACCCCCGCAACCGCCACCGGCAGTGA
- a CDS encoding cation diffusion facilitator family transporter codes for MKKQNKAATMTDEQRARAAQRCTWIGFGCNGVLSILKIVAGIVGHSGAMIADGVHSISDFLTDIIVIVFVGVSARGVNKVYRYGHGKFETFATFLIALALAVVAVMLFWTSGTKVWAALVEGRRLEAPGMIALWMALVSIATKEALYQYTHYVGMDLKSMALEANAWHHRSDALSSIATLVGIGGAIYLGHKWTILDPVAGMAVSLFIVAVAVKLAKPAVQELLEVTLPQEDLDRIGAAIASVPGVRAYHNLRCRHNGNVHIVDFHIKVDGNLTVTQAHDISTHVENRLRDKLGNVIANIHIEPYKGEPVDQNGRCDD; via the coding sequence ATGAAAAAACAAAACAAAGCAGCAACAATGACCGATGAGCAGCGTGCCCGTGCGGCACAGCGGTGCACGTGGATAGGGTTTGGGTGCAACGGCGTGCTCTCGATACTGAAAATCGTGGCTGGCATCGTGGGCCACTCGGGCGCTATGATTGCCGACGGCGTGCACTCGATAAGCGATTTTCTCACCGATATCATCGTCATCGTCTTTGTGGGCGTCTCGGCCCGCGGCGTGAACAAGGTGTACCGCTACGGGCACGGCAAGTTTGAGACCTTCGCCACCTTCCTCATAGCCCTGGCCCTGGCCGTGGTGGCCGTGATGCTCTTCTGGACCAGCGGCACCAAGGTGTGGGCTGCGCTTGTCGAGGGCCGTCGGCTTGAAGCTCCGGGCATGATTGCCCTGTGGATGGCCCTGGTGAGCATCGCCACCAAGGAGGCTCTGTACCAGTACACCCACTATGTGGGCATGGACCTCAAGAGCATGGCCCTCGAGGCCAACGCCTGGCACCACCGCAGCGACGCGCTCTCGTCGATAGCCACGCTTGTGGGCATAGGCGGCGCCATCTACCTGGGACACAAGTGGACGATACTCGACCCCGTGGCCGGCATGGCAGTGAGCCTGTTTATTGTGGCTGTGGCCGTCAAGCTGGCCAAGCCTGCTGTGCAGGAGCTGCTCGAGGTGACCTTGCCGCAAGAGGACCTCGACCGCATAGGCGCCGCCATAGCCAGTGTGCCTGGCGTGAGGGCCTATCACAACCTGCGCTGCCGCCACAACGGCAACGTGCACATCGTCGACTTTCACATCAAGGTCGACGGCAACCTCACCGTGACCCAGGCCCACGACATCTCGACTCATGTCGAAAATCGCCTGCGCGACAAGCTGGGCAACGTGATTGCCAACATCCACATCGAGCCCTACAAGGGTGAGCCCGTGGACCAAAACGGCCGGTGCGACGACTGA
- a CDS encoding 2-oxoacid:ferredoxin oxidoreductase subunit beta: MAENNNNTQQHIYQPGDYKSDQAVRWCPGCGDHAILNVLHKAMSQLGVPPHMTAVISGIGCSSRLPYYMNTYGFHTIHGRGGAVATGFKVANPEMTVWQVAGDGDGLAIGGNHFIHEVRRNVDLNLLLLNNKIYGLTKGQFSPTSDRGFVSKSSPYGTVEDPFIPAELVFGARGTFFARGIDVELKVSQEIMVAAARHKGCSVVEILQNCMIFNNGINNYITARETRADRTIHLIHGQKMLFGKEMNKGIVQDGFGLKAVTLGQDGYTIDDVLVHDAHCQNNFLHQQLAMMDGHDLPLAIGVIRDVEAPTYDECVAAQTEDVTEKHHFKTLRDMVLAGSTWEVK, translated from the coding sequence ATGGCAGAAAACAACAACAATACACAACAACATATATACCAACCAGGGGACTACAAGAGCGATCAGGCCGTGCGCTGGTGCCCGGGATGTGGCGACCACGCCATTCTCAACGTCCTGCACAAGGCTATGTCGCAACTTGGAGTACCTCCTCACATGACTGCGGTGATTTCGGGCATTGGTTGTTCGAGTCGCCTTCCTTATTACATGAACACTTACGGCTTCCACACAATTCATGGCCGTGGCGGGGCTGTTGCCACCGGTTTTAAAGTGGCCAATCCCGAGATGACAGTGTGGCAAGTCGCCGGCGACGGCGACGGCCTGGCCATCGGAGGCAACCACTTCATTCACGAGGTTCGGCGCAATGTGGACCTGAACCTCCTTTTGCTAAACAACAAGATTTACGGTCTCACCAAGGGGCAATTCTCGCCCACCAGCGACCGCGGTTTCGTGTCTAAATCGTCGCCCTACGGCACCGTCGAGGACCCGTTTATTCCTGCCGAGCTCGTGTTTGGCGCTCGCGGCACTTTCTTTGCCCGCGGCATCGACGTGGAGCTCAAGGTAAGCCAGGAAATCATGGTGGCCGCTGCCCGTCACAAGGGCTGCTCGGTGGTCGAGATACTGCAAAACTGCATGATCTTCAACAACGGTATCAACAACTACATCACCGCTCGCGAGACCCGTGCCGACCGTACAATCCACCTCATACATGGGCAGAAGATGCTCTTCGGCAAGGAAATGAACAAGGGCATCGTGCAAGACGGTTTCGGCCTCAAGGCCGTGACCCTGGGCCAGGACGGCTACACCATCGACGATGTGCTCGTGCACGACGCCCACTGCCAGAACAACTTCCTGCACCAGCAGCTGGCCATGATGGACGGTCACGACCTGCCACTGGCCATAGGCGTGATACGCGACGTCGAGGCGCCCACCTACGACGAGTGTGTGGCTGCCCAAACCGAAGATGTCACCGAGAAGCACCACTTCAAGACACTGCGCGACATGGTGCTGGCTGGCAGCACGTGGGAGGTGAAGTGA
- a CDS encoding RluA family pseudouridine synthase gives MRQPNQRRNGQRRKSGPDNIQKFTVPQAGPLLEVAGAILKDHTPTKVKSMLRHNQLAVNGTPSTQYNRPVQAGDELWVNYDGSFRIFSHPKIKIVYQDDDIMVIDKGYGMLSTAAGRSKDETVFSVLRDYVKQGNEHAHIYVVHRLDRDTSGLMLLARTAKARDKMVNNWNKMVPERKYEAIVEGIVHSDKGHVINYLRNADNYEVLSSDDPELGGEKATTHYYTLERGNRNTHMLLWLHVGHKNQLRVHMKDLGHPISGDRKYGGHSNAIHRLALHATHITCVHPVTGETMHFDSPMPAEFKKLL, from the coding sequence ATGAGACAGCCCAACCAACGCAGAAACGGACAGCGACGCAAGTCGGGTCCCGACAACATACAGAAGTTCACAGTGCCCCAGGCCGGCCCCCTGCTCGAGGTGGCAGGCGCCATCCTGAAAGACCACACCCCCACCAAGGTGAAATCGATGCTGCGGCACAACCAGCTGGCCGTGAACGGCACGCCCAGCACCCAGTACAACCGCCCGGTGCAGGCCGGCGACGAGCTGTGGGTGAACTACGACGGCTCGTTTCGCATCTTCTCGCATCCCAAAATCAAGATTGTGTATCAAGACGACGACATCATGGTCATCGACAAGGGCTACGGCATGCTCTCGACGGCGGCCGGCCGCAGCAAGGACGAGACCGTGTTCAGCGTGCTGCGCGACTACGTGAAGCAGGGCAACGAGCACGCCCACATCTATGTGGTGCATCGCCTCGACCGCGACACCTCGGGCCTGATGCTGCTGGCCCGCACCGCCAAGGCCCGCGACAAGATGGTGAACAACTGGAACAAGATGGTGCCCGAACGCAAGTATGAGGCCATCGTCGAGGGCATTGTGCACAGCGACAAGGGCCACGTGATCAACTACCTGCGCAACGCCGACAACTACGAGGTGCTCTCGAGCGACGACCCCGAGCTGGGCGGCGAGAAGGCCACCACCCACTACTACACCCTGGAGCGCGGCAATCGCAACACCCACATGCTGCTGTGGCTGCACGTGGGCCACAAAAACCAGCTGCGGGTGCACATGAAGGACCTGGGGCACCCCATAAGCGGCGACCGCAAGTACGGCGGCCACAGCAACGCCATTCACCGCCTGGCTCTGCACGCCACCCACATCACCTGTGTGCATCCTGTCACCGGCGAGACGATGCACTTCGACTCGCCCATGCCCGCCGAGTTCAAGAAACTGCTGTAG
- a CDS encoding ATP-binding cassette domain-containing protein encodes MEKIELFNTLPAVFAGREDDNSQVWLRDIVFEKGKHYLISAESGTGKSSLCAYVYGYRIDYSGTIAFDGRDIKQLTVPEWCRVRQSSIAYLPQELRLFPELTAMENIQLKNRLTHHKTEKEIVDYFDQLGIPDKVDSPLGKLSIGQQQRVAIIRTLCQPADFILLDEPVSHLDEANNAIVARIVSDEASRQGAGIISTSVGNNVKIQVDKEFKL; translated from the coding sequence ATGGAGAAAATAGAATTGTTCAATACCCTGCCGGCGGTTTTTGCCGGGCGCGAGGACGACAACAGCCAGGTGTGGCTGCGCGACATCGTCTTTGAAAAGGGAAAGCATTATTTGATATCGGCCGAGAGCGGCACGGGCAAGTCGTCGCTGTGCGCCTACGTGTATGGCTACCGCATCGACTACTCGGGCACGATCGCCTTCGACGGCCGCGACATCAAGCAGCTCACGGTGCCCGAGTGGTGCCGCGTGCGGCAGTCGAGCATCGCCTATCTGCCCCAGGAGCTGCGCTTGTTTCCCGAGCTCACGGCTATGGAGAACATTCAGCTCAAAAACCGCCTCACGCATCACAAGACCGAGAAGGAAATCGTTGACTACTTCGACCAGCTGGGCATCCCCGACAAGGTCGACAGCCCCCTGGGCAAGCTCTCGATAGGGCAGCAGCAGCGCGTGGCCATCATTCGCACCCTGTGCCAGCCTGCCGACTTCATCCTGCTCGACGAGCCAGTGAGTCATCTCGACGAGGCCAACAACGCCATCGTGGCGCGGATCGTGAGCGACGAGGCCAGCCGCCAGGGCGCCGGCATCATCTCCACCTCGGTGGGCAACAATGTAAAAATTCAAGTCGACAAGGAGTTTAAGCTATGA
- a CDS encoding 2-oxoacid:acceptor oxidoreductase subunit alpha, with the protein MLEKNNVKFRQSIVVRFSGDSGDGMQLAGNIFSNVSAEIGDIISTFPDYPAEVRAPQGSLNGVSGFQVNIGHGVHTPGDECDVLVAMNPAALKQNVKFLSPRGVAIVDIDSFKKADLEKAHFKTMTPYKELGLKTQVVEVPMTEMVKAALKDSGMDFKSQMKCRNMFALGLVCWLFNFPMDAPLRFLKEKFAKKPAVFNANAKVIQGGYDYGHNIHASVSTYRIETDDRRPGIYTDVNGNKATAWGLIEASEKSHCKLFLGSYPITPATDILHELAKRRDLGVKACQMEDEIAGICAAIGASFAGNLAVTTTSGPGLSLKSEGLGLAVMAELPLVLIDVQRGGPSTGLPTKTEQTDLKQALYGRSGESPLVVLAALSPSDCFHMAFEAARIALEHMTPVILLTDAFIANGSSAWRIPEIGDYPEIHPHYVTKDMKGHWTPYMRNDEAVRFWAIPGTEGFAHRVGGLEKDYNTGALSNNPENHERMVAARARKVAMVANHIPELTVRSDSDVPADTLLVGWGGTYGHLYTAFEELSKQGIKVDFAQFQYINPLPRNASAVLGKYKRVIVAELNSGQFADYLQAKNPKLNIRRINKVQGQPFLVSEIVDGVKSILEGE; encoded by the coding sequence ATGTTAGAAAAAAACAATGTAAAGTTCCGTCAAAGCATTGTTGTGCGCTTCTCAGGCGATAGCGGCGATGGTATGCAGCTGGCTGGCAACATCTTTTCCAATGTGTCGGCCGAGATAGGCGATATCATCTCTACCTTCCCCGACTATCCTGCCGAGGTGCGTGCTCCGCAAGGCTCGCTCAACGGCGTGTCGGGCTTCCAGGTCAACATTGGCCATGGCGTGCACACCCCTGGCGACGAGTGCGATGTTTTGGTGGCAATGAATCCTGCAGCCCTTAAGCAGAACGTGAAATTCCTGAGCCCGCGCGGCGTTGCTATTGTCGACATCGACTCTTTCAAGAAGGCCGATCTCGAGAAAGCACACTTCAAGACCATGACTCCCTACAAGGAGCTGGGCCTGAAGACTCAAGTGGTGGAGGTGCCCATGACCGAAATGGTGAAAGCTGCCTTGAAAGACAGCGGCATGGACTTCAAGAGCCAGATGAAGTGCCGCAACATGTTTGCCCTGGGCCTTGTGTGCTGGCTGTTTAACTTCCCCATGGATGCACCACTGAGATTTCTGAAAGAAAAGTTTGCCAAGAAACCGGCCGTGTTCAATGCCAATGCCAAGGTGATACAAGGCGGCTACGACTATGGCCACAACATACATGCCTCGGTGTCGACCTATCGCATCGAGACCGACGACCGCCGTCCCGGCATCTACACCGATGTCAACGGCAACAAGGCTACGGCCTGGGGCCTCATCGAGGCCTCTGAGAAGAGCCATTGCAAGCTCTTCCTGGGCAGCTATCCCATCACGCCTGCCACCGACATCCTGCACGAGCTGGCCAAGCGCCGCGACCTGGGGGTGAAGGCATGCCAGATGGAAGACGAGATAGCCGGTATATGCGCCGCCATTGGCGCCTCGTTTGCCGGCAACCTGGCTGTGACCACAACTTCGGGCCCTGGCCTGTCGCTCAAGAGCGAGGGCTTGGGACTGGCTGTGATGGCCGAGCTGCCGCTGGTGCTCATCGACGTGCAACGCGGCGGCCCCTCGACTGGCCTGCCCACCAAGACCGAGCAGACCGACCTCAAGCAGGCCCTCTATGGCCGCAGCGGCGAGAGCCCGCTGGTGGTGCTGGCAGCATTGTCGCCCAGCGACTGCTTCCACATGGCCTTTGAGGCAGCACGCATCGCTCTCGAGCACATGACCCCGGTGATACTGCTCACCGATGCCTTCATCGCCAACGGCTCGAGTGCATGGCGCATCCCCGAGATAGGCGACTATCCCGAGATTCACCCCCACTATGTAACCAAGGACATGAAGGGGCACTGGACACCCTACATGCGCAACGACGAGGCCGTGCGCTTCTGGGCCATCCCGGGTACCGAGGGCTTTGCCCATCGCGTGGGCGGCCTGGAAAAGGACTACAACACCGGCGCCCTCTCCAACAACCCCGAGAATCACGAGCGCATGGTGGCAGCCCGCGCCCGCAAGGTGGCCATGGTGGCCAACCACATCCCCGAGCTCACCGTCAGGAGCGACAGCGATGTCCCGGCCGACACGCTGCTCGTGGGATGGGGCGGCACCTATGGTCATCTCTACACCGCCTTTGAGGAACTCAGCAAGCAAGGCATCAAGGTCGACTTTGCCCAGTTCCAGTATATCAATCCTCTGCCGCGCAACGCCAGCGCAGTGCTTGGCAAGTACAAGCGCGTGATCGTTGCCGAGCTCAATAGCGGCCAGTTTGCCGACTATCTGCAGGCTAAGAATCCTAAGTTAAACATCAGGCGCATCAACAAGGTGCAGGGACAGCCGTTCCTGGTGAGCGAAATCGTAGATGGCGTCAAATCAATCTTGGAGGGTGAATAA